A stretch of Zymoseptoria tritici IPO323 chromosome 1, whole genome shotgun sequence DNA encodes these proteins:
- a CDS encoding dolichyl-diphosphooligosaccharide--protein glycosyltransferase subunit STT3: MAVDTSSPVPGADFFFKGETGRNTRGLLRLIILCTIAAAAISARLFSVIRFESIIHEFDPWFNFRATKYLVSNGFYNFWDWFDDRTWHPLGRVTGGTLYPGLMVTSGAIYHALRALAMPIDIRNICVLLAPAFSGLTAFATYLFTSEMSDSPSAGLLAAIFMGIAPGYISRSVAGSYDNEAIAIFLLVFTFYLWIKAVKEGSIMWGALTALFYGYMVSAWGGYVFITNLLPLHAFVLICMGRFSGRLYVSYTTWYALGTLASMQIPFVGFLPIRSSDHMAALGIFGLIQLVGAAEFVRYQLPSKQFQTLLRAMVLIVFGVAFGGLVLLTVSGTIAPWSGRFYSLWDTGYAKIHIPIIASVSEHQPTAWPAFFFDLNMLIWLFPAGVYMCFRTLRDEQVFIVIYAVLASYFAGVMVRLMLTLTPVVCVAAALAISQILDTFMVAKTPAEPAETKTNGNANGSANISDKISASLPDSLRSTKGPLVGIYSYVSKSLVTGFVTAYLLIFVLHCTWVTSNAYSSPSVVLASKLPDGSQHIIDDYREAYYWLRQNTEQNAKVMSWWDYGYQIGGMADRPTLVDNNTWNNTHIATVGKAMSSREEVSYPIMRQHEVDYVLIVFGGLLGYSGDDINKFLWMVRIAEGIWPDEVKERDYFTQRGEYRVDDQATDTMKNSLMYKMSYYNYNSLFPAGQAQDRVRNSKLPAEGPELSTLEEAFTSENWIIRIYKVKDLDNLGRSHQDAVKFQKGNKRAKAAKRRGARVLRVE, from the exons ATGGCCGTCGATACATCCAGCCCTGTGCCGGGtgccgacttcttcttcaaaGGCGAGACGGGACGCAACACACGAGGTCTTCTGCGTCTCATCATCCTGTGCACCattgcagcagcagccatcTCCGCCCGCTTGTTCTCTGTCATTCGCTTCGAGAGCATTATTCACGAAT TCGATCCTTGGTTCAACTTTCGAGCAACAAAATACCTCGTCAGCAACGGCTTCTACAACTTTTGGGATTGGTTCGACGACCGAACATGGCATCCTCTCGGACGTGTCACCGGGGGCACTCTCTACCCAGGCCTCATGGTCACATCAGGAGCCATCTACCATGCTCTCCGCGCACTGGCGATGCCCATCGATATTCGCAACATCTGCGTGCTCCTTGCACCAGCATTCTCCGGCCTGACGGCCTTTGCGACCTACCTCTTCACGTCCGAGATGAGTGACAGCCCTTCTGCAGGTCTGCTCGCCGCTATTTTCATGGGCATTGCGCCAGGATACATCAGCAGAAGTGTGGCCGGTTCATACGACAACGAAGCCATTGCCATTTTCTTGCTGGTCTTCACCTTCTACCTGTGGATCAAGGCGGTAAAAGAGGGAAGCATTATGTGGGGTGCGCTGACGGCGCTGTTCTACGGATACATGGTCAGCGCATGGGGTGGATACGTCTTCATCACCAACTTGCTGCCACTTCACGCTTTCGTGTTGATCTGTATGGGACGCTTCAGCGGGCGTCTATATGTCAGCTACACGACGTGGTATGCACTGGGAACATTGGCCAGCATGCAGATTCCCTTCGTGGGTTTCTTGCCAATCCGCAGCAGTGACCACATGGCTGCTCTTGGAATCTTCGGTCTCATCCAGCTGGTTGGTGCTGCCGAGTTTGTCCGTTATCAGCTTCCGTCGAAGCAGTTCCAGACTCTGCTCCGCGCGATGGTGCTGATCGTTTTTGGTGTTGCATTCGGCGGCCTCGTTCTCCTCACAGTCTCTGGAACCATTGCACCTTGGAGTGGTCGGTTCTACTCGCTCTGGGATACTGGATACGCCAAGATTCACATTCCCATTATTGCTTCCGTCTCCGAGCACCAGCCGACCGCCTGGCCGgcattcttcttcgacttgaaCATGCTCATCTGGCTCTTCCCAGCTGGTGTGTACATGTGCTTCCGTACTCTCCGCGACGAGCAGGTCTTCATTGTCATCTACGCTGTGTTGGCCAGCTATTTCGCCGGCGTGATGGTTCGTCTGATGCTCACGCTCACTCCAGTCGTCTGCGTTGCCGCGGCTCTTGCCATCAGCCAGATTCTGGACACTTTCATGGTCGCGAAAACCCCGGCGGAGCCAGCGGAGACCAAGACGAACGGGAATGCCAATGGCTCAGCCAACATCTCGGATAAGATCTCCGCTAGCCTTCCCGACTCTCTTCGTTCTACCAAGGGGCCGCTGGTCGGTATTTACAGCTATGTTTCCAAGTCGCTTGTCACTGGATTTGTGACTGCATATCTGCTCATATTTGTGCTTCACTGCACATGGGTGACCTCGAACGCATACTCCTCGCCATCCGTCGTGCTTGCGTCGAAGCTGCCCGATGGCAGCCAGCACATCATCGATGATTACCGCGAGGCTTACTACTGGCTGCGTCAGAACACTGAGCAGAACGCGAAGGTGATGAGTTGGTGGGATTACGGATACCAGATCGGCGGTATGGCTGATCGACCGACTCTGgtcgacaacaacacctgGAACAACACCCACATTGCTACGGTTGGAAAGGCCATGTCCAGCCGCGAGGAGGTGTCGTACCCGATCATGCGTCAACACGAGGTTGACTATGTGCTTATTGTGTTTGGTGGTCTTTTGGGATACTCAGGAGACGACATCAACAAGTTCTTATGGATGGTCAGAATTGCTGAGG GAATCTGGCCCGACGAGGTCAAGGAGCGCGACTACTTCACTCAACGAGGCGAATACCGCGTCGATGACCAAGCAACCGACACGATGAAGAACTCGCTCATGTACAAGATGAGCTACTACAACTACAACTCTCTCTTCCCCGCCGGCCAAGCTCAAGACCGCGTTCGCAACTCCAAGTTGCCAGCGGAGGGACCCGAGCTTTCGACGCTTGAAGAGGCGTTCACCAGTGAGAACTGGATCATCAGAATCTACAAGGTCAAGGATCTTGATAATCTGGGCCGGTCGCATCAGGATGCGGTGAAGTTTCAGAAGGGAAACAAGAGggcgaaggcggcgaagaggagaggcgcgAGAGTTCTTCGTGTAGAGTAG